Sequence from the Sphingobacteriaceae bacterium GW460-11-11-14-LB5 genome:
TGGGGTTGCTTTATCGGTTCTTTTGAAATAATAAATGAAAGCAAGTGCCGGGATGGTTAACAAGTTTAACAAGTGGATACCAATTGATAAACCCATAATATAGGCAATAAACAATAACCAGCGATCGGCACGTGGCTCATCGGCATGTGCTTCCCATTTAAGGATAGCCCAGAATACAATCGCCGTGAATAATGATGATTGTGCATAAACCTCCGATTCTACTGCCGAAAACCAAAAACTATCAGAGAAAGTATAAGCCAGCGCACCAACGGCACCTGCACCCATAATACTGATTAATTTGCCGGTCGTTAATTCCTCACCAGCTTTCAACACTGTTTTTTTAGCCAATGCGGTGATGGTCCAAAATAAGAATAAGATAGTTGCCCCGCTCGAAACAGCCGAACCTACATTCATCCAGTAAGCGATTTTGGTCAAATCTCCAGCTGCAAAAATGGAGAAGAAACGTTGGATCATTAAGAATAGAGGCGCACCAGGCTGGTGAACCACCTGCATTCTAAATGCCGATGCGATAAATTCACCGCAATCCCAAAAACTGGCAGAAGGCTCTAAGGTTAAAACGTAAGTTAGTGTAGCAATTAAAAAGCAGATCCAGCCTACTATATTATTAACTTTTGAATAATTCATTGGTTTGTTTAATGATATTAAAAATTGTTTTCACATAAAAATGCTGCCGAAATTAACTATTCTAGTCGATAAAACAGGTAAATTTTTGGATTGATTTAACAATTTTTAACGGCTTAAGGCCTTTAACATAAAGGATTTTAATTTATATGGGAAGCAAAAACCCATAAGCAGAAAGATGAAATCTGCCTATGGGTTAAAATTTAGTATGTTTTTTGCTTAGCCTGCTGCAAAAGGGGTAAACCTTGTAATCAGGTTGTTGTATTGTTTTTCCAGGCTTTTGCTCAGCCCCACCTGTTTAAATACCTCGGTTAATTTTACCATTTGTCCTAAATAGCCTAGATAAAAACGCACATCCTGCTCTGATGATAGCTGGTTTTTGCTTTCTGAAACATCAGCCAGGTGGGTCAATTCCTTACCTACATAATCGGCCGTTTTTTTGATCATGGCATTTGCACGGTTTAAATCATTTAAACGATATAGACTTTCGGTGAAATAATAAGTGCTCATTACCTGGCGCATACTGTAAAATTTAGCTGGAATCACCTCGTAATATTTGTCAGCCACTTTTTTGCTCTCGGTAATTTTACCTTCGTTTATTAAACCAGTTAATAAACCGTTAAACATATTGGAGAACATGGTGACATCATCAGCAGACTGCCTGTCTAAATGATTGGCATTTTTAATGTTGCCGAAGCCATACACGTTCATTAGGTTGTTGTACATCGGTTTTAGGTTAACCCGGTCAAAATCCTGTGTGATTGCGGTATCTGGTTTTAAGGGGAGTAACCTTTTGTTGAGGCCTTCTGAATAGAGGTATTTGTTAAGCCCGATGTATTGCTCATTTGGCATGGCGCCGCTGAAATAAATCGGTCGTTCCCAGTTATTATGTGTTAAAATATCAAATAAAGCTAAGGTGCCTTTGGTTACAAAATTAGAATTGTAGGTCCATTCCATGCTGCTTGCAATTTTGCCTGCATCTTCTTTGGGTACAGTGCCGGTATCTAAAACCTGTTGCGGACTTACGGCCATTTTAAGGTTTTTGGTAGGCAGTACGTTGTATTTGGATCCATCCGTCATGGTTACCTTATCTTCATCATGATCGGATAGGAGCACGTCTAAAATTTCCTGTAACTCGATATGTTGCGCAATCTTATAATCCTGATAGTACATGATATCCCTTGTACCTTCAACATATTGCTCGTGTTTTAAGGTAATGGGTAGGGGAGCCGATTCATTTTGTTTTTTCCGCATCCCATCGATGTACCAATCGGCTGTAAATAAACTTAAATTTACCACCCGCACATCCGGACGGATATTTTCTACCTCTTGTGCATACCACACCGGATAGGTATCATTATCACCATAGGTGAATAAGATGGCGTTAGGGGCGCAGGATTTTAGATAATTAACCGACATATCCCGCGCCAGGTGACTGTCAGAGCGGTCATGATCATCCCAGCCCTGATTGGCCATAATTATCGGAGCACCCAATAAAGCAATAACCGAAGCAAAAACACTCGCCCGCAGTGGCGTTAATTTTTGGAAAACCCAATCCTTTAACCCAAATACACCTAAACCTATCCAAATGGCAAAAGCATAAAACGACCCTACGTAGGCATAATCCCTTTCGCGTGGCTCCACAGGAACAGAGTTAAGGTAAACTACAATAGCCACACCGGTAAAAACAAAGAGTAGACCGATAATGCCCGCATCTTTCTGGTTTCGCTTAAAATGCCAGACAGCACCAATTAAACCGATAATTAATGGCAGGAAGAAAAATCTATTGTATGCTTTATTTTCTACAATGGAAGGTGGCAGATTTTGTTGACTACCAAGCCTGATGGCATCCAACGGTTTTACACCACTAAGCCAATTACCATCTTTTCCGCCAAACTGCCCATCTTCATTATCCTGCCTGCCAACAAAATTCCACATAAAATAACGCATGTACATTTGCCCGGTCTGGAAAGAGAACATGTATTTTAGGTTATCCATTAAGGTAGGTTTGTGCTCATCATCAAAACCCATATAACTTTTGTAAAAGTTAATGTGTTCGGGTTTATCACTGTACATGCGGGGCAGCAAAGTTTTATCGGCAAAAACATATGCCGATTTTGTGCCCGCAAGTTCATATTTCTTGTCGCCTTTACGGATAATTTTGCCGGTCTCTTTAATGTCGGTTTTTTCTGAATTGTAGTTCTCCCCGTAAAATAGTGGCCTGTCGCCATACTGGTCGCGACCAACATACCTCGAAAAAGAATATACATTATCTACATTATAGTTGTTTAGGTTTGGTTTTGCCTGCGCCCTGATAATAAGCAGTGCGAAAGAGCTGTATCCGAAAAGTAGTAAAACAGTAAATAACATGGCCAGGTTTAAAACCCGTTTATTTTTCAGGATGGAATAACGGATACCATAAACCAAACTCCCAATAAGAAGTACGGTGAAGAACAGTATGCCTGTTCCAAAGCCTAAACCCATGGTGTTTACAAAAAAGTAGTCGAAATTTGCCGCAAAAGATATAACATACTGAATGATACCAAATTGCACCACCGCCAGTACAGCAATCGAAATCATAAATACTTTTAAAACGCTTTGCCAATTGGGTGACGGGTTCTTTTTAAAATAATAAACAAATATTAAGGCAGGTATGGTAAGCAGGTTTAAAATGTGTACACCAATAGAAATCCCCATGATGTAAGCCACAAAAAGTAA
This genomic interval carries:
- a CDS encoding multidrug transporter, translating into MNYSRINTIGGWLCFIVAALTYILTLDQSVSFWDCGEFISSAFRMEVVHQPGAPIVSMIQRLFSALAFGDKTKVAYFVNISSALASAGTILFLFWTITALARKTIIKKGEEITNQKIIGIMGAGFVGALAYAFSDSFWFSAVEAEVYAMSSLCSAIVFWGILKWESQADEPKSERWLLFVAYIMGISIGVHILNLLTIPALIFVYYFKKNPSPNWQSVLKVFMISIAVLAVVQFGIIQYVISFAANFDYFFVNTMGLGFGTGILFFTVLLIGSLVYGIRYSILKNKRVLNLAMLFTVLLLFGYSSFALLIIRAQAKPNLNNYNVDNVYSFSRYVGRDQYGDRPLFYGENYNSEKTDIKETGKIIRKGDKKYELAGTKSAYVFADKTLLPRMYSDKPEHINFYKSYMGFDDEHKPTLMDNLKYMFSFQTGQMYMRYFMWNFVGRQDNEDGQFGGKDGNWLSGVKPLDAIRLGSQQNLPPSIVENKAYNRFFFLPLIIGLIGAVWHFKRNQKDAGIIGLLFVFTGVAIVVYLNSVPVEPRERDYAYVGSFYAFAIWIGLGVFGLKDWVFQKLTPLRASVFASVIALLGAPIIMANQGWDDHDRSDSHLARDMSVNYLKSCAPNAILFTYGDNDTYPVWYAQEVENIRPDVRVVNLSLFTADWYIDGMRKKQNESAPLPITLKHEQYVEGTRDIMYYQDYKIAQHIELQEILDVLLSDHDEDKVTMTDGSKYNVLPTKNLKMAVSPQQVLDTGTVPKEDAGKIASSMEWTYNSNFVTKGTLALFDILTHNNWERPIYFSGAMPNEQYIGLNKYLYSEGLNKRLLPLKPDTAITQDFDRVNLKPMYNNLMNVYGFGNIKNANHLDRQSADDVTMFSNMFNGLLTGLINEGKITESKKVADKYYEVIPAKFYSMRQVMSTYYFTESLYRLNDLNRANAMIKKTADYVGKELTHLADVSESKNQLSSEQDVRFYLGYLGQMVKLTEVFKQVGLSKSLEKQYNNLITRFTPFAAG